Proteins from a single region of Hermetia illucens chromosome 3, iHerIll2.2.curated.20191125, whole genome shotgun sequence:
- the LOC119650745 gene encoding probable Rho GTPase-activating protein CG5521 isoform X3: MFTKKSHIDVKKSTLKIQDCKKDSATRLRHLKTILDFVDIDEAKSLFETNYSHVYYILYDTFVQAETNLRQRELAFHLVHKAHREELDGSLWLLEKILCFLPELLARRWQCHSLSRLMGKLLHTGNSAKLRKDGVRYFLLWYQALGDNAPAEVHAMFAELVPGLMTPHKGLSGPSEIEFSAGDILNHPNMKGDLGGSVFHDTSVHPVQSGEICPLLPPSTNERTAAPDPRDGVEILLNSMVHTVACLRWRENTIQKHMKSFSFLLQRFKEVYLPLFCPGFDYETSIYNPKLDLPAMRTIHKREEVMSCCVVVLINWISRFTHEKRTNNRLDNIQIDDDTSDHSSFLSHMKYLGFTQDQIVRDVLYSTRDNINFVHEVYRQAFLLGFTSKSQIEAMRTAIVVYRDWMAGDPPPPFLLEPEENPSENGTPPRGQRLRTDSYVGAITRENLIIRAGLQNFLQVFVTNAANVFLVNTSHLNISIPSKSRDYRSSPLNEQTDICKKVLNVYRTMVMNTPMEPKTWEQLLIVLLQITSIILNQPQPSNSKSSNLGGRLGQAIFQTLIVTWIRAHTNVPVNVHLWEKFLGVLTSLTHREELIIEWDKTMQTLTRVLARYVYNLNLQDLPLDRLAESKGKRKRFGSVWQSSSSKESRGLTSAQSNDQKRNISDDQQREDISGPSSTNHHSSSQHRSAPGTPSLNRSYSEGSLAPARKSRARRRQKGSLKIPTLPTSVEHSLNLMLSHSPVEISISTETLNSSRLSHHGDSLRRTMSLDTLQGNKKSREVADDEIESGRASRSPSPTASSGIEGGSIKDSPMQIDVLAGDGSSADAPDESISSSGRRSIILGGSASGWLPDVAAIMWKRMLGSLGDVNSIPKPELHAQVFKYLVEMTTNLIRIKKNQGISTDNQSTPPPPDLIPPVGIAAPWCYGALLLDSHFKKGKLWALQLLCMLANHKAVTGSEQLPLFYKVLHTSLTGEDRDMLYAVLKHLEGSRFLSLLLPGHTLLLLDLVHASAILLTSFETGKHTPRAEVAGLLGSLLCFPQSVLPKPVLQPSEQMDLMECPDIQDHILNIVLRCARREPSSKARCIALCQLGQWVLLKLSRPTYQKRGFSQAVPRPASASNKESNMTFNSRIKEVIQVLLQALQFKHRTIAIAAADALKLCAERGKELASIERLPHLIITAICTALEIQNVFNPKDADKNVITSLILCLGEFCMAFPLNLLLEPVADDKNESLMLIVLRVLHNVAAGSTSDRIKLLTADEDFDMLITLDDVSDGKAIEATYQTSETTNNCKLAIRLCAKAVALHLVTHLGHFPMGIGAARLSSLVEEQDDANFGMIQSTMVDQKSTTRDSVELSAPQVLNAQYIQLFMLTSGLVASFVELPALKLPGGGATAGLVTAEKQVRVLLRDLSGKACWDASILYSEPKSSEPKCQSNEKMDNQSNPRSFHLGKTNKLLPSSNGVPLDPLTSTVGIEITSARHTLRHRPPSQLPTAQDIAPDLDQLDDLLQYIGHTSPECLANVSSNLNMPGPSPLGPQLEAQTISIILNQRNVEQDYIHKQNQALLGGRDRPLMIDKRYDSLSYESANTSLSRTDIPFQYCRLLFSHLGLAGWERRTRTHLLKRTEKLLRELRNVDIQKCRETHKMAVIYVACGQEDKNSILKNTCGSSTYEMFVSALGWEIELESHNGFLGGLPRQGCGATAPYFATPFLEVIYHVATRMPSDTPESTLSKTRHLGNDEVHIVWSEHYREYRRDILPTEFCDVLIVVYPLKNGLFRVTVNRKPDVPWFGPLADESVVSGTCLASLVRATAINASRAKRSSLPFFQQYYEERHRSLDTVSSRYKESTTFEEFATRVYNPIPSSFSTLGNQSVGGAPLAAALIDHHRSSLKD; encoded by the exons ATGTTTACGAAGAAGTCACACATTGACGTGAAAAAGTCAACATTGAAAATCCAAGATTGTAAGAAGGATTCGGCGACTCGGCTCCGACACCTGAAAACAATACTAG attttgttgaCATTGATGAAGCCAAATCGCTATTCGAGACTAACTATAGCCATGTCTACTACATTTTGTATGATACTTTCGTTCAAGCTGAAACTAATCTAAGGCAAAGAG AATTAGCGTTCCACCTCG TTCATAAAGCTCACAGAGAAGAACTTGACGGATCACTATGGCTCCTCGAGAAGATCCTTTGTTTTCTACCAGAACTATTGGCACGCCGTTGGCAATGTCATTCGCTCAGTCGATTAATGGGAAAATTGTTGCACACTGGAAACAGTGCCAAATTGCGAAAAGACGGAGTCAG ATATTTTCTGCTATGGTACCAAGCACTTGGAGATAATGCTCCTGCAGAAGTGCATGCAATGTTTGCAGAGCTCGTTCCCGGGCTAATGACACCGCACAAAGGATTAAGTGGCCCAtcagaaattgaattttcagctGGCGATATATTGAACCATCCGAACATGAAAGGTGACCTCGGTGGATCGGTATTCCATGATACAAGCGTCCATCCTGTACAGAGCGGCGAAATTTGCCCACTATTGCCTCCATCAACGAATGAAAGAACTGCCGCGCCAGATCCACGAGATGGTGTTGAGATCCTCTTAAATTCGATGGTTCACACTGTGGCCTGTTTAAGATGGCGTGAGAATACTATTCAAAAGCATATGAAAAGCTTTTCATTCCTTCTGCAACGCTTCAAAGAAGTTTATTTGCCTTTATTTTGCCCCGGATTCGATTATGAAACGTCGATTTATAACCCAAAATTAGATCTACCTGCAATGCGAACAATTCACAAACGCGAAGAAGTTATGAGTTGTTGTGTGGTTGTTCTAATCAACTGGATCTCACGATTCACGCATGAGAAACGGACAAATAATCGCCTTGACAACATCCAGATTGATGACGACACCTCAGATCATTCGAGTTTCCTTTCCCATATGAAATATTTAGGCTTTACCCAAGATCAGATTGTGCGCGATGTATTGTATTCAACAAGGGATAATATAAATTTCGTCCATGAAGTCTATCGTCAAGCGTTCCTTCTTGGTTTCACATCAAAATCGCAAATAGAGGCGATGCGCACGGCAATTGTGGTCTACCGCGATTGGATGGCAGGCGATCCACCACCACCTTTTCTTCTGGAGCCTGAAGAAAATCCCTCAGAAAATGGAACTCCGCCACGTGGCCAACGGCTGCGCACCGATTCTTATGTCGGTGCGATAACCAGAGAGAATCTCATCATTCGCGCAGGACTTCAAAATTTCCTCCAAGTTTTTGTTACGAATGCAGCTAACGTTTTTCTCGTTAACACTagtcatttgaatatttcaattcCATCCAAGTCACGAGACTACCGTTCATCACCTTTGAACGAACAAACCGATATTTGCAAGAAGGTGTTAAATGTATATCGGACGATGGTCATGAACACTCCAATGGAACCGAAGACTTGGGAGCAGTTGCTTATAGTTTTGCTCCAGATTACATCGATAATACTGAATCAGCCGCAACCATCGAATTCGAAATCCAGCAATTTGGGTGGTCGCCTCGGGCAGGCCATCTTTCAAACTTTAATTGTGACTTGGATTCGAGCTCATACCAATGTTCCGGTGAATGTGCACCTATGGGAAAAATTCTTGGGTGTTTTGACATCGTTGACGCATCGTGAAGAACTCATCATAGAGTGGGATAAAACAATGCAAACGTTAACTCGCGTGTTGGCCCGCTATGTCTACAATTTGAATCTTCAGGACTTACCCCTTGATCGTCTAGCGGAAAGCAAAGGTAAACGAAAACGCTTTGGCAGTGTTTGGCAATCATCTTCGTCAAAAGAAAGCCGAGGCCTAACTTCAGCACAATCAAATGATCAGAAACGCAACATTTCGGATGATCAACAACGAGAGGATATTTCCGGACCCAGCTCGACAAATCATCACAGTTCTAGTCAACATAGGAGTGCACCAGGAACTCCATCGCTTAATCGCAGCTATAGTGAAGGCAGCCTTGCACCAGCTCGAAAATCACGCGCTCGTAGACGACAAAAGGGATCGCTCAAAATTCCAACGCTTCCAACAAGTGTTGAACACTCCCTGAATCTGATGTTGTCGCATTCGCCGGTTGAAATAAGCATCAGTACAGAAACATTGAACTCTTCTCGTTTATCACATCATGGAGACAGCCTCCGTCGGACAATGTCTTTGGACACATTGCAAGGTAACAAAAAGAGTCGCGAAGTAGCAGATGATGAAATAGAGAGTGGTCGAGCTTCTCGTTCACCCTCACCTACAGCCTCCAGCGGAATCGAAGGAGGATCAATTAAAGATTCGCCAATGCAAATAGACGTGTTAGCTGGAGATGGATCAAGTGCTGATGCACCAGATGAGTCCATTTCTTCTAGTGGTCGAAGATCAATAATTTTAGGTGGCAGCGCTAGTGGTTGGCTCCCGGATGTGGCAGCTATAATGTGGAAGAGGATGCTTGGTTCATTGGGAGATGTTAATTCCATTCCAAAACCCGAACTTCATGCACAAGTCTTTAAATATCTGGTTGAAATGACAACAAATTTGATACGAATCAAGAAGAACCAAGGCATTTCCACCGACAACCAAAGCACTCCCCCTCCACCGGATTTGATTCCACCAGTAGGAATTGCTGCACCCTGGTGTTATGGGGCCCTACTCCTCGACTCGCACTTCAAAAAGGGTAAATTGTGGGCCTTGCAGTTGCTTTGTATGCTGGCGAATCATAAGGCGGTGACGGGATCAGAGCAACTGCCACTTTTCTATAAAGTTCTGCACACTTCGCTAACTGGGGAAGATAGAGACATGCTCTATGCAGTCCTCAAGCACCTAGAGGGTTCAAGATTTTTGAGCCTGCTTCTTCCTGGTCACACTTTGTTGCTACTAGATCTAGTTCACGCTTCTGCTATTCTGTTAACTTCGTTCGAAACGGGCAAGCACACTCCACGCGCTGAAGTTGCTGGTCTGCTTGGATCATTGCTATGTTTCCCACAATCTGTCCTTCCAAAGCCGGTGCTTCAACCATCCGAACAAATGGACCTCATGGAGTGTCCAGACATACAAGATCATATACTAAATATAGTTCTACGTTGTGCCCGCCGCGAACCGTCCTCGAAAGCTCGATGCATTGCCCTTTGTCAGCTTGGACAATGGGTTCTACTTAAACTGTCTCGACCAACGTATCAAAAGCGTGGATTCTCGCAGGCTGTTCCACGTCCTGCAAGCGCTTCGAACAAAGAAAGTAATATGACGTTCAACTCTCGAATCAAGGAAGTTATCCAAGTTCTCCTGCAAGCTTTACAATTTAAACATAGAACTATAGCGATTGCTGCTGCTGATGCCCTTAAACTTTGTGCAGAGCGAGGCAAGGAATTAGCGTCAATTGAGAGGTTGCCGCATTTGATAATAACTGCAATTTGCACAGCGTTGGAAATTCAAAACGTTTTCAATCCTAAAGATGCGGATAAAAATGTCATCACTTCGTTGATTCTATGTCTTGGAGAATTTTGTATGGCATTTCCCTTGAATTTACTTCTGGAGCCAGTTGCGGACGATAAAAACGAGAGTTTGATGTTAATTGTATTGCGGGTCCTACACAATGTCGCTGCCGGGTCAACTTCAGATAGAATTAAACTGCTTACAGCTGACGAAGACTTCGACATGCTTATTACGCTGGATGATGTCTCGGATGGAAAGGCGATAGAAGCCACATACCAAACATCTGAAACAACGAATAATTGTAAACTTGCAATACGATTATGCGCTAAAGCTGTGGCATTGCATCTGGTCACGCACTTGGGTCATTTCCCCATGGGAATCGGAGCAGCCCGCTTAAGTTCGTTGGTGGAAGAGCAAGATGATGCGAATTTCGGAATGATCCAATCGACTATGGTGGATCAAAAGAGTACCACTCGTGATTCCGTGGAACTCTCTGCACCGCAAGTGCTAAACGCCCAATATATCCAATTGTTTATGTTGACCAGTGGCCTTGTAGCAAGTTTCGTCGAATTGCCTGCCTTAAAATTACCGGGTGGTGGTGCTACTGCGGGGTTAGTGACGGCCGAGAAGCAAGTTCGAGTACTTCTTCGTGATTTGAGTGGTAAAGCTTGTTGGGATGCATCTATTCTGTATAGCGAACCGAAGAGTTCGGAACCCAAGTGCCAATCTAACGAAAAGATGGACAATCAATCAAATCCGAGGTCATTCCATCTGGGAAAAACAAATAAGCTTTTGCCAAGTAGTAACGGGGTTCCGTTGGATCCGCTAACATCTACAGTAGGAATTGAAATCACATCTGCACGGCATACATTACGACATAGGCCTCCATCACAACTGCCCACTGCTCAGGACATAGCACCGGATCTCGACCAGTTGGATGAt CTCCTACAATACATTGGTCACACCAGCCCTGAATGCCTAGCGAATGTGTCTTCAAATTTAAACATGCCTGGTCCAAGTCCCTTGGGTCCACAATTGGAAGCCCAAACGATTTCAATAATCCTCAATCAGCGTAATGTGGAACAGGATTACATACATAAGCAAAACCAAGCGTTGTTAGGCGGCCGCGATCGACCGTTGATGATAGATAAACGATATGACAGTTTATCATACGAATCGGCAAATACGAGTCTCTCTAGGACGGACATACCGTTCCAATACTGTCGCCTTCTATTCAGTCACTTGGGCCTGGCTGGTTGGGAGCGGCGTACACGGACGCATCTACTTAAGCGCACGGAAAAATTACTCCGAGAACTTCGCAACGTTGATATTCAAAAGTGTCGTGAGACACATAAAATGGCTGTGATATATGTAGCATGTGGACAGGAGGATAAGAATAGCATACTAAAAAATACATGCGGGAGTAGTACTTATGAGATGTTTGTGTCAGCTTTAGGATGGGAAATAGAATTGGAATCGCATAATGGATTTCTGGGTGGTTTGCCGCGGCAAGGTTGTGGAGCTACTGCGCCTTATTTTGCGACACCATTTTTGGAG GTCATATATCACGTTGCAACTCGTATGCCCAGCGATACACCCGAATCGACTTTGTCAAAAACAAGACATTTGGGCAATGATGAAGTGCATATTGTGTGGAGTGAACATTATCGTGAATATCGTCGAGATATCCTACCAACAGAATTTTGTGATGTGCTCATTGTGGTCTACCCACTTAAAAATGGTCTTTTCCGAGTGACCGTTAACAGGAAACCTGATGTACCATGGTTTGGTCCTTTGGCAGATGAAAGTGTTGTGAGTGGAACGTGTTTAGCGAGTTTGGTTCGAGCAACAGCAATCAACGCGAGTCGAGCGAAACGGTCATCATTACCATTTTTCCAGCAATA CTATGAGGAACGCCACAGATCACTGGATACTGTCTCGAGCCGTTACAAAGAGAGTACCACCTTTGAAGAGTTTGCAACGAGAGTTTACAATCCCATTCCGTCGTCTTTTTCAACACTTGGTAATCAATCCGTAGGGGGTGCACCTTTAGCAGCAGCGCTTATTGATCATCATCGCTCTTCACTAAAAG ATTAA